Proteins found in one Brachyspira murdochii DSM 12563 genomic segment:
- a CDS encoding PepSY-like domain-containing protein produces MKRTVYTVLILLIISSYIFAASVAMSEVPRAAITFADTYFADYYLFRATETGGSYTLIFKGGLKIYVNGSGEWKTISGGGDEISIEYVEDKVKNTVKKQFPNEKVIQIQKRSKDYKIQFKNRKKITIDFEGNIK; encoded by the coding sequence ATGAAAAGAACTGTATATACTGTATTAATATTGCTTATAATATCATCATATATTTTTGCAGCATCAGTTGCTATGAGTGAAGTTCCTAGAGCTGCTATAACATTTGCTGATACTTATTTTGCTGATTATTACTTATTTAGAGCTACTGAAACCGGAGGAAGCTATACACTTATATTTAAAGGCGGCTTAAAAATATATGTTAATGGAAGCGGAGAATGGAAAACTATAAGCGGGGGAGGCGATGAAATATCTATAGAATATGTTGAAGATAAAGTTAAAAATACAGTAAAAAAGCAATTCCCTAATGAAAAAGTTATACAAATTCAAAAAAGAAGCAAAGACTATAAGATTCAATTTAAAAATAGAAAAAAAATCACTATAGATTTTGAGGGAAATATTAAATAA